The window AAAATATTTGGGGTCCTTTGTCATGTGGTTTTCAATTTGGATTTTCGATATTTTGTTACTATTGTTAATGACTACCAAGAGTTACTAggttatatttaatgaaaattaagtttagaattatttttcatatttcgtGTATTTATATATGAAATTCATACTCAATTTGGTGTGCATGTTAAAGTTTTGCATTATGATAACGCTAAGGAGTATTTTTCTGCACCATTCTCTAATTTTATGACACAGCATGGTATGATTCATGAATCTTCTTATCCTAATACTTCTCAACAGAATGGTGTTgctgaaagaaagaatcaatatTTGTTAGAAGTTACTAGATCTATGTTATTTGAGATGAAGGTCCCTAAAATCTGCATATGATTCATGAATCTTCTTGTCCTAAtacacctcaacaaaatggtgttgtctGAAAGAAAGAATTACTTACATTTATCAGAAGTTACTAGATCTATGTTTTGAGATGAAGGTCCCTAAAATCTTTTGGTTAGATGCCATTCTAATCGCATGCTATCTTTACTAATCACATGCCTTCTTCTATATTGCTGGGTGGCATtccattttctacttttgtttcCAAAATGAGTCTGCTGTTTGTCTTACCACCTCGAATTTTTGGTCGCGTTTGTTTTGTTCGTGATCATCAAcctaaaatatcaaaacttcATCCAAAGGCCATCAAGTGTGTGTTTATGGGTTATTCTTGTACTCAAAAGGGGTATCGTTGTTATTCTCCATCATTAAGAAAATACTTTATAACTGCCGATGTCACATTCTTTGTTCCTTTCCTTATCATGATGTTCCAATTATTGTGTTTGAATTGGATGAACACTTATATGTGATCACCATTCGATCTACCACTTCAATAGTTTCATCAATATCTCCACAAGAACCGCTCCCTCTCTAGGTTTATACTTGACGTTCTTGAGCAGTTACCGCTCCTCCCCGTCTCTTGTCACTACTATGTCATCTTTTGCATTAGATCCACCATTAGACTCTTCTCCCATGTCTAATCTTGATCTTTTTATTGCTCATTGAAAAGGTACACGTGCGCTTGTACTCAACAttctattgcaaattttatcTCTTACTCTTCTATGTCTCAATTCTTTTCGGTCTTTTTTATCTACTGTTGAACAACATCCTATCCCTAAGTCTATAGCTGAAGCATCACAAAATTATCCTATCCCTAAGTCTATAGCTACATCACAAAATTTGACAGAGGACACCGATGGAAGAAGAATTAAAGGCTCTGGAAATGAATCAAACATggatttgtattttcttttaagaaaaactGCTATTGGTTGTTGATGGTGTATGTCGGAAGGTCAATCATGATGGTTCTTTGCTCGCTAAAAAGCAATGGTGATTTGTTGCCAAAGGGTATGCCCAAGTGTATGGGGTTGATTGTTTGGACACTTTTTCTCCTATTGCAAACTTACTGTCAATTTGATCTCTCTTTGTTGCCACAAATAATCGATCCTTatttcagcttgatgttaagaatgctttATTGCATAGTACTGTTATATGGAGCAAATCCTCGGGATTTGTTGCCTCAGGGGAGTCTGGGATTggtttgcaaattaaaaaaaaaaaaaaaatctttatatggtttgaagcaATCTCCAAGCATGATTTGAAGATTTTATGAGGCCATACTTTCTTTTGGAATATCGAGATGTGAAAATGAtcaccctttctttttataaacATTCAAAGGGGAGACAAACCTGTTCTTGGTTATATATGTTGGTGATATTAGCATTACGAGAGATGACTTGGTTGGTATAattgagctaaagatctatcTTTGGTACCAGCTTAATTAAAGACTTAGGAAAATTAAAGTATTTTCTAAGAATTGAAGTTGCacaatcaaagaaatgtatTGTTTTTGTCACAACgaaaatatatattgatttttttactaAGACAGTATGGGGATCAAAGCTTTGATTCACCTATGGAACAAGGAGCTAAATTGATCGCTAAGGATGGGAGATCTTTGATAATCCCGAGAGATATAGAAATAAGATGGATAAGTTGAATTATCTTACGCTTACTCATCCAAATATTGCTTTTCCAATGGGCAGTGATAAGCCGCTTTTGTCTCCCTCGAACGCCTCATTGGGACGCAATTATTCGTATATTGCGCACTTGGAAGAAAAACTCCAAGGAAAGTGATTATTTATCGTAACCACAATCATAGCAAAGTTGAAGGATTTTCTCTCGATGTTAATTGGGCAGGGTCTCCAAATGAAAGGAGGTCAACCacaagttatttatttatttttatttttttggtacccaAGAAGGGAAGGGGAAAAGAAGCGGAGTAGGTCAACCACAGGCTATTGTACCCTAGTTAGAGGGAATCTAGTATCATGAAAGAGTAAGAAATAGAGTATTGTTGCTCACTCCAATGCCAAGTCAAAATATAGAGCCAAGGCACAAGTGATGTGTGAATCACTATGGATTCAATAGTTATTGACTGAGTTAGGTTTCAAAGCTTCAACACCTATGACCCTATGGTGTGATAGTAAAGCGCATATAGCCTCAAATCCCGTGTTTATGAGAGAACAAACACATTGAGATTGATTGGTATTTTATTCGAGAGAAGTTGCGTAATGGATTGATTCTTCCAAGTCATGTTTGAACTAGTGAACAACTTGCAGATATTTTTACTAAACCTCTAGGTAATGGAGGATAGATTATATTTTGTAAATGCTTCCGCATGATTAATATCTATGCTCTAGCTTAAGGGGGAGGTTAGAGTATGAGGGTAAAATAGTCTTTAGGAGCTTTAGGtttatttatgtatatatatagaacATTACTGAATAAAAAGTAGTATTTTTCCCCCCTCACACTTTCCAACCAACAACTATATGGAGGAAGTCAAAGAATTAATGGCATTTCTTATGATTGCTTTATCAGATTCTGCCATTGAGGACCAAACCACAGAACAGAAACAGTAACCGGTTGTGTCATGATCTTGCCCACTATAAGAGAGGCCATTGAGCTGTCATCTTGAGATAGACAAGGAAACTTCGggtggaagaaagaaaagtaggGTAACTATGAAAATGCCCACCATTTGTTAGGCTATGTAATTACAGTAGAAGTTAACAGAGTTTGAGAAGATGGCGAGAAGCATCTTAGTGTTCTTGGTTTTGAACTAAATAGAGCAGCATCCGTCCTGTTGCTGAAGTGAAGAATAAGAGCAATTCAACAGTAATGGTCAAGAAAGCAATTCAATGGCCGGCCTGCAAATAAAATACGAGGCTTATGGCAGAAAAATACTTCACAATATAATCGGCAATGCTCACTAGTTTCATAAGTTGACCAGAAACAGAGACAAAAACCACAATTCTTATGACAACCTGTTTTGCTTAAGTCTCTGAAGAAACTTTCGAGGcatcactttttttgtttccccaGAAAAGTAGAAAACTCCTGACGAATAAACTCTGTAGTATGCAGGGACACGCATGCAGCCAAAGGTAGGACGTAAGAGTTAGTGTTTTATCTGCAAGTGAAGTGCAAAGGAACCTAGATGCAATTTTGAGCCATCCATGCATAATGCCAAGAACTGCCACGATGGTGCAGAAATCACGTCTTCAGTCCGGCAGaaaactattatttttttagagtCACGTGGATATAATTACGAAAGGCGACAACAAAAATTTGGGACACAACAGAACGAGTTGAACTGGTCAAGCGATAGAAGACGGTTAATGCATTCAATGCGATTGGAATCGATAATTGGAATCATTCAGACAGTATCGATTCCATTAGGCTTCCGATGATCTCTGCAATTGTCACAATGACCTACTGAATGAGGTCACAATGACCTACCGAATGAAGTCATTTCGAGATTTCAACTGGCACCAATCACCGTggccaaaaattatgaaaaaattgcaCACCACCCATGAACAAAAGGTATGGCAAGAAGATTAGAAAAGATCATAAACCACTGTGCACTATCCATCCTCGACTTCTTTGGTAAATACCATAGATTAGTTCAAATAGACTTTTTGAGAAGACACTAAATAGATGAATTAAACAAAACACATAATAAAGGAAGACGCCATTGCAGCAATATTTATTGCTGTCACCGAAATTTGGCATATTAGACTAGAAAATCATAGTAGTGAATTACAAAAGTCCAGTACAAGGGCTGCTTGCAATAAACAAGCAGATGCTgccaaataaaaagagtaaAGTTCAAAAATCAGTCTCTTGCTTGAGGAGAAATTCCACATCCTCAAATCGCCATGCATATTCACAAGATGTGGGCGTGTCCCAGAGCATCGGCGAACATGGAGGAGAACTCCATTGTGTTGAATATTCGAAGTAATCAGAAAACTCATCCATGGGAAGTTCAGATGGCTCAGGGCAGCGAGGGCTATCATAATCAGCCTAACATGAGAAACATATATAGCAGAAGAAAATCAATAAGCAACAAAGAGTGATAGTTAGAAATATCATTGATAGGCACAATGTAAAGGAAGAACTTTTAGGTAGGAAACAACGAATTTGGTAAACCAAACTACTACATATGCTCTGCTACTAACAATCCATAGAATAACGTGTGCTTTGCAATGgccgaaaagaaagaaaagatgcctTATTTGCTGATGGAGTACCTCAGCCTTCGCCTGTTCATATTCTGAACGTTCTGCAGTAGACACAGAATCtggcaaagaaactaaaattatttcttgttccATTAATAATCATTGATAAGGAAAGATGTAAAATGCAGAATCAGAATACATAGTCAAGATCATTGAATGAAGATAGGCCTGTTAAAAGTCTTcaacttttcataattttctcatAAATAATGCCAATTCGAGCCAAATCTTCTGCATCCTTTTATATGGGTAATTTAAGGTCACTCTTGGACTAGAGAGGCTTCTGCTCTATTCAGTTTAGTTTCTGGAATTTCTGCTTGATTGTGGCAACAGGATAATGatatattaaacataaaaatgGCATGAGAAAAGTGTGCTTCATACCAATCGTAGCTTCTGTCATAATGAAGTGCAGTTTCTGCAAAGATAGCATAAACTAATCTGATCTGAATTTCTTAAAACTTCCTAAGCAATCATTAACTTAGTCAAACGTATTGCTGCGCTATATTCCTAAGGGATTACAAGAAGCACTGTACAAAGAGCCTATCCAGTAAATTGACTGGTAAGTGTAAACACAAATATACCTAAATCTAAGATGTAAGACCTTAGCTCAAGCATTGCTGCATAACATACCATGTCAGCAGGGATGTGAACTTCCAATCTGAAgtatatttttgtaaaagaatCAATTACCATGACCAGGAAGAACCAAGTTCAAGTCAAAATTGTTGAAGGCTGCTTGTTGTGCCTCAATGCACTTTTTGGTGGTCATGCAAAAACATCTCCCTCAGCTACATTAAATTCTTTTCCTTCTGTGGATCTTTTCTTTATTGATGCTTCAGTATGAAGGGATGATTTGTTTGTAATGTCCTGTAAAGTTTTTTACGACTTCCCAAACCCCTTCATTCTCTTTGAAACAGTCTTAGAACTCCTAGCTGCTCCATCAACAGTACTCTCTAGATAGAAATTAAACAAGTAAATTAGTGATCTTCCAAATTACTAagagaattgaccaaatacataGTTCCAACATATGTTTATGAAGGACCGATTGCACCTCTGTGGTGCAAGAGTGTGTGCATAATCAGACCTTTAAATGGGATCACCTATCATATTGTAGCATTTATTCCAAATGTAACAGTTATTCACAATTGAAAATTAGCtcaaatagaaagagaaataataCTTTGTGACGAGCAACTTGATTCTCATCCTGAACAAAACAGCAGCCCCTGAGTGACCCGACTTGCCATCGCTGTCTTCAGCTCTAAAGGGAGCAAAGCTTGAGGGTGTACAGCTGCACAGCCCTATAGCCAGACAACATTAAGATATCTCAAACATTTGACGATCCATCTGAAACTAAATCTAAAATAAGTCCTAACCAATTGCATTTAACATATGGATGTGAAAAAAATAGGCAAAAAGTAAATCTCCAAAAGTATTCCTATGCTCAATTTGTTCAAGGGAATATGCTGCCATCTACTGATGGAACAAAAGACTTCTCCTGCAGATTGTATAGAGCATGCTGTGCTGTGCAAATGAACAAGTTTCCTAGTCTGAAAGCACACTGATTATTCAAATCAGCAAGTATCTAGAAATAGAAAGTATTACTCCCACTAAAGCTCGAGTTGTGCACCCAGAGAAAATTGTTTGGAGCATAGTCCTGTGATCCTAGACAACATGGAAAAACCTAACAGATGTATGACGTCTATCATCACTGAGATATGAGAATCACATCTAGTATGTCCCAAACTATGTAATATAAACATCCATTACCGAACGACTCAGTGGTCCATGGGGCAGCATTACATTTGCAGCGGCTAGCTAACAAGGAGAACACTAATAGATGCCAAGTGATAGGAGTATAACAATTATCTTTCACAATATACTGTCACtaagaaaagagaatgaaagGACAACGCCAGATATGCCCGTCCAACCCACAAGAGATCAATCGCCAAGGCAACTTGCAATTCAAGAGTCTGAATGGCCAGGCGGCCAGCGAACCTGAATTCATTAAGGGGAATGGAGCTGGCTTCTGACTCGAGAATGAGTAAGTAAAAAGACATACATTTTCTAAATGCCATCACACAGCCAAAGAGTAAGATGATCCTACTGGCAATATCAAACAAGTTCTGCTAGAAGAGAACTGTCACGGTTTCGAAGACATGTCTAGACAGCATTCTGCATAAAAAATCCCAGCTCGATATTTTCCCTTTACTTTTTGGGCgaaaaatgagcaaaaaaacCAAGCATTTCTCACAACTGAATGGGGTGGGTGTTAATATCTCTGTTTCATTCATCAATCGAGCGAGTACCCACGACAGAATTTGTCTACTTTTGACAATTGATGCCCTCAAGGCCAATGCTTGCCATGTGGGTTCTACAacatccccccaaaaaaaaaccctttcGCTGCCCAATGCAGAACACCAGACTCCATAAAAATCGCACAGAAAATTGGGAACGAGAAATGCCGCCGAATCAGACGAATGCCGCTAGATGAAACGAAGCGTATCGAGAGCGCGATTCGGCATCGAAATCGATTCGGCGGCTCGGGAAGCGAGAGCGCGACGACATGCGTCGGAGAAAAGGGAATCATCATCACCTGCTCAGCAGTTTTGCGGCTGGAATTGGGGGGCAAATGGAGACAAGACCGACTCGCGACGGATCCAACCCTTCCCCTCCCTCccgattgaagaagaagagatggagaCTGTTCAGTATAAGAGAGTCGCTGCTTCTGGTTCTGGCGACTTCGGGCGGGAAAGCGTAGTAATATTTAAAGTTGTCGAGACAAATGGatcgatttttgtttttgtcataCTGAATATGtcgttatgatttttttctttttacagaaTTTTTACACGCTAatccttttgctttttaaaaaaaaaaaaatcacaaaatatccCAAATTATATCCATCgggtgcatttattttgaattttcttataatatcaaaaatcccaaactatatccatcatgacatatttatcttaaatcttttttttacGTGACACATTATCTTCCATCAATATTTTGTTAGATGATTTTTAGCAAAAACAACTCTTGGGTTCTTGTCGGTAGAACTTTAACAAATGGGAAATATATCGTAAATGTATcattaaaacaaaattagagtaaatgtgttacaataaatataatttaagttATTGATGATTTGTGCCCATTTGCTTTTGCTAAATCTTGCAATGCACGttcttcaaaattttatatatttgaaactttttgcAATACATTAAAATTGACACCTCATTAGGCATGTTCGGCAATTATATTTGGCGATCGATTTAAGGTAACATGGTGTCTATATATTTCAAAGTTGAGGCTTGAGATTGAGCTCGAATTATATGATTCAAACGACTTATGAGTATAATTAAGTAgctaaattatattaatatagcaaaaaggaagaaaattatgtttttcaTATACTtagtatatatgtatataaaagttgagaaaattgaagattatagtattcttttcttttttttaagacGGCAGCTAGTTCtgaagtttatttatttatttttaaatgtagTCCTCAAGGCTTTcgtaagtgttttttttttgcaatttttatttctataattAAGTGGCCCACCGGAAGCCGGCGGAACCAGACCGCCAGAAGATGCTGGACCTCGACCccctcaccctctctctctgctccgtccttcctcctcttcctcttcttcgccTCTCGCgctccgccgcctcccccgccCCCGGCGGCCCCGCCGAGACCCCATGCCCGGAGTCGCACCCCTTCATCGGCAACGTCGTCGGCTTCCTCCGCAACCGCCACCGCTTCCACGACTGGGTCGCCGACATGCTGTCGCGGACCCCCTCCTCGACCCTCCGCGTCCACGCCTTCCTCGGCCTCTCCGCGGGGTCTGCACCTCAACCCCGTCAACCTCCAGCACCTCCTCTCCTCCAACTTCCCCAACTACGTCAAGGGCTCCCGCTACCACGCCGTCCTCCGCGAGCTCCTCGGCGACGGCATCTTCGCCGTCGACGGGCACCTCTGGTCCCTCCAGCGCAAGATCGCCAGCCACGAATTCACCACCAGGTCGCTCAAGCAGTTCATCTCGGAGACCGTCGGCCGCGAGATCTCCGACCGCCTCCTCCCCTTCCTGTCCAGGGCCTCCGACGAGGCAGGGTCGTCGACCTCAGGAGGCGCTGCAGAGGTTCTCCTTCGACAACATCTGCAGCGTCGCGTTCAGCGTCGATCCTAACTGTTTCGCCGCCGCGGGAGAAGCGTGGGGGATCTCCGGCCGCAATTCGGCTTTCGTCAAAGCTTTCGACGAGGCGGTCGAGAACTGCTCGTCGCGGTTCATTTCGCCCCTGCCTGTTCTGTGGAAATTGAAGCGATTCTTCAATATCGGGTCGGAGAAACGGTTCAAATCGAACATAAGAGTGATCAACGAGTTCGCGATGGAGGTCATCAGATCGAAAGAGGAACAACTCGAATCGGCGACCGGACGAGAGAACAGCGACGAGACGAGCCGCGATCGAGATCTGCTGTCGAGGTTCATGTCATCGAGCGCCGATCTGGAGTTCCGAGACctgaaggagaagaggaagttCCTGCGAGACATCGTCATAAGCTTCGTTCTCGCAGGCAAGGACACGACATCGACGGCGTTGACCTGGTTCTTCTGGCTGATCGCCGCGCACCCGTCGTGCGAGCGCGAAATCCTCAAAGAGCTATCGTCGGCAGCTGCGGCGGAGGCGGCAACAACGTCGGAGGTGAAGATCTTCAGCTACGACGAGCTGAAGAGCCTCCACTACCTGCACGCGGCGGTGACCGAGTCAATGCGGCTGTTCCCGCCGGTTCCGATCAACTCGAGATTGACGGTGAACGACGACGTGCTGCCCGACGGGACCCGTGTGGGGAAGGGGTGGTTCGCCGACTACTCGGCCTACGCGGTGGGGAGGAGCGAGGAGGTGTGGGGCCCGGATTGCAGGGAGTTCAAGCCCGAGAGGTGGCTGGACGGcggggacggcgacggcgacggccaGAGCGTGCGGTTTAGGCCGTCCGACCAGTGGAAGTACCCGGTGTTCCACTGTGGGCCCAGAATGTGCCTGGGGAAGGAGATGGCGTACGTGCAGATGAAGTCCGTGGCAGCCGCCGTGATGGCGGAGTTCGAGGTTTTACCGGCGGCAGAGGACGGAGGCGAGAGCGCGAGGAGGATGGCGGATCCGCCCTACACGCTGTCGTTGCTCCTCAAGATGAGAGGAGGATTGCCCATTCGgctaaggaggaggaggagagattgaaaaggaagacattccacaAAAAGACCATGAAACATTCTATCTTCACTTTTAgaaatatacacacacatatatgtatgcatgtatatatatatatgtgtatatgtatatgtatgtatatgtatatttatagATGTTTTTGTACTGTAGTTTTTCTTGGGTCTAATTTTGTACTATAGTTGAGATTATTGGTCTCGACAGTGTACAAGCTCTGCATGTAtcaattttatgttttgtttcttttttctacatTTTTGCATTCTCATATATAAAGCGAAAAAGTACTTGTGAATTCTTATCTATCGTGGACTAGATAAAGCTCAGTTAGCAGTTAGTATCGCACGAGCCCACGTCACTCGATGGTGCGATCGTGTGATTTATGGAGGATCGGATTCTCGGGAGAATTCCATTAACAGGCACCTTCAATTGTTGGCGAACTGAAGTGACTAAATTTGTGGTAAAATTGCTCAAGATGGcattaaaaaagattaaaaataaattattgtggaattCACGTTCATCTTCAACTCACTGCTGTTCGATGGCTTCCATTCCTTAGGGGATaatccttttttccttctcaatttCTTGTTTCTCAAGTTCCTATCTCTCAAAACTTTTGCAAAATTGGTCCTTGCTTTTCGTATCTCCCAAAGCACAAACGCCCAATTAGGTTGTTCAATTTGAgcataaaattatttcaaagattttgacAAATCGCtttaaatcttttcttttaaatttgatagcaGGAGAACAAAGTGTTTTTCTGGAGAGATAAATCCAAGATAATATCACGATAGTACAAGAAGTATTGCGTCAGCTTAGAATTCGAAACAGAAAGAAGTTTCAAGCAATGCTCAAATTAAACATGAGAAAGGACTCTAACAGGAGGGCAATGGGCATTTGAAGTCTTTCGCAgtctttgaaaatgaaattgcttAACTTTTGGACCAAGAAGGATGAATATGCAAAGCTGATTTATAAGGGGTGtcagtatttctttttttttgtcagaagatGTCAGTATTTGAATGTCTTATTTGAAAGTGATTGccactaagggcgcgtttggttgtgttttacgtttaaaaattgttccggaacgagaaatagaaaaagtatttacgctcgggaacaatttttgaacaaaaatacgcgtttagtaaacttgttccgggaataaaaaataaacgaaacatgtttggtaaattttgataattttttatttcttttatttttctatttttttcttatttttcctttttttttttttttctttttcatttttttcttcttttggcgagGGCGGCTCGCCCGGCGAGGCGGCGCGGCCTCGTCGAGCCACCGCCGAGCgagccgaggctcgccggccgttggcggctcggcctcgcccaggctggcgagctcgaggcgggatctggcgagatcgagctcgcccgggccggctgcgtagtcggcctcgccttgatccgtgggagccgagctcgcccggcgggcggGCGAGCCGGCCTCGCGGATCTGGCGAGATCGaggctcgcccgggccggcgcgagtcggcctcgcccggcttctggcgagcctcggcctcgccggggacggcgacgtcggcctcgccgggcctagcgagcctcgccgtggggcgaggccgccgaccctcgtcggccgatcgccggccatggccgaggcggcgaccggccaaaagaaagaagaacaagaaaataagagaaaaagaaaagaaaaaaaagtgtttctcattTGTGTTCGAAAACGAAAACACAAAATTGGTGTTtcgtttctgtttctttttgttcacgggaacaaaagaacaaaaaggcaAACGCACCCAAGCaacgtttctttttttttgttcctggaacaaaaaatagaaaaagctgtttaaaaacaaaaaaagaagtgcaaacaaacggggcctaagCGATCGACCAACAACATGAGATCGGTCGTCAAAAGTTTCCGGTCAGGGTCAAACAACTCGACCCCGCCGACTAGGTAAAAACATTACGATAACAATCCTTTAACATTCGATGCGGAATCGGACGAAAGACTAAGGCTTTTATAAAATGAATTATCTCagaaatatttttagaaaaaattgcttgtataatttgaaataattagttaatgaaatttttttcattatagacaataatttatttctaagtatcttcatggatgatgaaaatatttttcgtttgttAATTATTACAAGagaattttttaagaaattttttcctaaatcatAATT of the Eucalyptus grandis isolate ANBG69807.140 chromosome 10, ASM1654582v1, whole genome shotgun sequence genome contains:
- the LOC120288690 gene encoding protein PATRONUS 2-like, translating into MTTKKCIEAQQAAFNNFDLNLVLPGHDSVSTAERSEYEQAKAEADYDSPRCPEPSELPMDEFSDYFEYSTQWSSPPCSPMLWDTPTSCEYAWRFEDVEFLLKQETDF
- the LOC104423475 gene encoding LOW QUALITY PROTEIN: cytochrome P450 94A2 (The sequence of the model RefSeq protein was modified relative to this genomic sequence to represent the inferred CDS: inserted 4 bases in 2 codons), with the translated sequence RLSRSAASPAPGGPAETPCPESHPFIGNVVGFLRNRHRFHDWVADMLSRTPSSTLRVHAFLGLSAGSAXLNPVNLQHLLSSNFPNYVKGSRYHAVLRELLGDGIFAVDGHLWSLQRKIASHEFTTRSLKQFISETVGREISDRLLPFLSRASDEAGSSTXQEALQRFSFDNICSVAFSVDPNCFAAAGEAWGISGRNSAFVKAFDEAVENCSSRFISPLPVLWKLKRFFNIGSEKRFKSNIRVINEFAMEVIRSKEEQLESATGRENSDETSRDRDLLSRFMSSSADLEFRDLKEKRKFLRDIVISFVLAGKDTTSTALTWFFWLIAAHPSCEREILKELSSAAAAEAATTSEVKIFSYDELKSLHYLHAAVTESMRLFPPVPINSRLTVNDDVLPDGTRVGKGWFADYSAYAVGRSEEVWGPDCREFKPERWLDGGDGDGDGQSVRFRPSDQWKYPVFHCGPRMCLGKEMAYVQMKSVAAAVMAEFEVLPAAEDGGESARRMADPPYTLSLLLKMRGGLPIRLRRRRRD